From the genome of Azospira restricta, one region includes:
- a CDS encoding beta-ketoacyl-ACP synthase III, with product MIFARVAGVGSYLPSNRVLNDDLIARGVDTNDEWIVSRTGIKARHLAEAGQTSSELGLVAAQRALEMAGASAEQVDLIIVATSTPDFVFPSTACLLQAKLGNKGATAFDVQAVCSGFVYALTIAEKFIRSGSHRRALVVGAEVFSRILDWNDRGTCVLFGDGAGAVVLEAAEKPGILATALHADGAHHGILSVPGNVCGGKVIGDPFLRMDGQAVFKFAVRVLAEVAHECCDLAQVAPAAVDWLIPHQANIRIIEATAKKMGLPMDKVVVTVDQHGNTSAASVPLALDAAVRDGRIKRGQKVMLEGVGGGFTWGAVLLEF from the coding sequence GTGATCTTTGCCCGTGTTGCCGGCGTCGGCAGCTACCTGCCGTCGAACCGCGTTTTAAACGACGACCTGATCGCCCGCGGCGTCGATACCAACGACGAGTGGATCGTCTCCCGCACCGGCATCAAGGCGCGCCACCTCGCCGAAGCCGGGCAGACCTCGAGCGAACTCGGGCTGGTCGCTGCGCAGCGGGCGCTGGAGATGGCCGGCGCCTCGGCCGAACAGGTCGACCTGATCATCGTCGCCACCTCGACACCGGATTTCGTCTTCCCGAGCACCGCCTGCCTGCTGCAGGCCAAGCTCGGCAACAAGGGCGCTACCGCCTTCGACGTGCAGGCGGTATGCAGCGGCTTCGTCTATGCGCTGACGATCGCCGAGAAATTCATCCGCTCCGGTTCGCACCGGCGCGCGCTGGTGGTCGGCGCCGAAGTCTTCTCGCGCATCCTCGACTGGAACGACCGCGGCACCTGCGTGCTGTTCGGCGACGGCGCCGGCGCCGTCGTGCTCGAAGCGGCCGAGAAGCCGGGCATCCTGGCCACGGCGCTGCACGCCGACGGCGCGCACCACGGCATCCTGTCGGTGCCGGGCAACGTCTGCGGCGGCAAGGTGATCGGCGACCCCTTCCTGCGCATGGACGGGCAGGCGGTGTTCAAGTTCGCCGTGCGCGTCCTCGCCGAAGTGGCGCACGAGTGCTGCGACCTGGCACAGGTGGCGCCGGCCGCGGTCGACTGGCTGATCCCGCACCAGGCGAATATCCGCATCATCGAGGCCACCGCCAAGAAGATGGGGCTGCCGATGGACAAGGTCGTCGTCACCGTCGACCAGCACGGCAACACCTCGGCCGCCTCGGTGCCGCTGGCGCTCGACGCCGCGGTGCGCGACGGGCGCATCAAGCGCGGCCAGAAGGTCATGCTCGA
- a CDS encoding SAM-dependent methyltransferase has translation MSAGTLYLIPVPLGGNAPDEVLPQPVLQRVRALDTFVAEHAKSARAFLKAAGHPLPLQQIAISELNEHTRDAEVAALLAPLRAGKDVGLVSEAGCPAVADPGANLVAAAQRDGTRVVPLVGPSAILLALMASGLSGQNFAFHGYLPAKEDERRQRVRLLEKQSRQERQTQIFIETPYRNQQMFDTLLAACAPQTRLCIATDLSLPAESIAARTIAAWQKCEAPDFDRRPTVFLLQA, from the coding sequence GTGAGCGCCGGAACGCTGTACCTGATCCCGGTGCCGCTCGGCGGCAACGCCCCCGACGAGGTGCTGCCGCAGCCGGTGCTGCAGCGCGTGCGCGCGCTCGACACCTTCGTCGCCGAGCACGCCAAGAGCGCGCGCGCCTTCCTCAAGGCGGCCGGCCATCCGCTGCCGCTGCAGCAGATCGCGATCAGCGAGCTGAACGAACATACGCGCGATGCCGAGGTCGCTGCATTGCTCGCCCCCTTGCGCGCCGGCAAGGACGTCGGACTGGTATCGGAAGCGGGCTGCCCGGCCGTCGCCGATCCCGGTGCCAACCTCGTCGCCGCAGCGCAACGCGACGGCACCCGCGTCGTGCCGCTGGTCGGCCCGTCGGCCATCCTGCTGGCGCTGATGGCGTCCGGTCTCTCCGGCCAGAATTTCGCCTTCCACGGCTACCTGCCGGCGAAGGAGGACGAACGACGCCAGCGCGTGCGGCTGCTCGAGAAGCAGTCGCGCCAGGAAAGGCAGACGCAGATCTTCATCGAGACGCCGTACCGCAACCAGCAGATGTTCGACACGCTCCTCGCCGCCTGCGCGCCGCAGACCCGGCTGTGCATTGCCACCGACCTCAGCCTGCCGGCGGAATCGATCGCCGCGCGCACGATCGCCGCCTGGCAAAAATGCGAAGCGCCGGATTTCGACCGGCGCCCGACGGTGTTCCTGCTGCAGGCCTGA
- a CDS encoding Maf family protein → MNRPPLVLASTSPFRRELLGRLGLPFDIASPDTDEAPLPGEMPEATALRLSEAKARAVADRFPQALIIGSDQVAVLDGKIYGKPGSHERAVDQLRTMRGRTVNFFTGLCLFNAATGTAHVRGIPTLVTFRDLSDDEIENYLRREQPYNCAGSAKSEGLGIAVIARMQGDDPNALVGLPLIALCDLLREESVAIL, encoded by the coding sequence ATGAACCGACCGCCGCTCGTCCTCGCCTCGACCTCGCCCTTCCGCCGCGAACTCCTCGGCCGTCTCGGCCTGCCCTTCGACATCGCCTCGCCGGACACCGACGAAGCGCCGCTGCCCGGCGAAATGCCGGAAGCCACCGCGCTGCGCCTCTCCGAAGCCAAGGCGCGCGCCGTCGCCGACCGCTTTCCGCAGGCGCTGATCATCGGCAGCGACCAGGTCGCCGTCCTCGACGGGAAGATCTACGGCAAGCCCGGCTCGCACGAGCGCGCCGTCGACCAGCTGCGCACGATGCGCGGCCGCACCGTCAATTTCTTCACCGGCCTTTGCCTGTTCAATGCCGCCACCGGCACCGCGCACGTGCGCGGCATCCCGACGCTGGTCACCTTCCGCGACCTGTCGGATGACGAGATCGAGAACTACCTGCGCCGCGAGCAGCCGTACAACTGCGCCGGCTCGGCCAAATCCGAAGGCCTCGGCATCGCCGTCATCGCCCGCATGCAGGGCGACGACCCGAACGCACTGGTCGGCCTGCCGCTGATCGCGCTGTGCGACCTGCTGCGCGAGGAAAGCGTGGCGATCCTGTGA
- a CDS encoding Rieske (2Fe-2S) protein: MAEGERLICAGEALVDGGPGVRFSVARHGAEEPAFAIRFGGRVYAYLNRCGHVPVELDWQHGEFFDHSKLYLICATHGALYAPESGRCLGGRCNGKGLVAVPVVEREGHVYLIPTE, translated from the coding sequence GTGGCTGAAGGCGAACGCCTGATCTGCGCCGGCGAGGCGCTGGTCGACGGCGGCCCCGGCGTGCGTTTTTCGGTGGCGCGCCACGGTGCGGAGGAACCGGCGTTCGCGATCCGCTTCGGCGGCCGCGTATACGCCTACCTCAACCGCTGCGGGCATGTGCCGGTGGAACTGGACTGGCAGCACGGCGAGTTCTTCGACCATTCCAAGCTATACTTGATCTGCGCCACGCACGGCGCCCTGTACGCCCCGGAAAGCGGCCGCTGCCTCGGCGGCCGTTGCAACGGCAAGGGGCTGGTCGCCGTTCCCGTCGTCGAGCGGGAAGGGCATGTTTATCTGATCCCCACCGAGTGA
- the rpmF gene encoding 50S ribosomal protein L32, whose amino-acid sequence MAVQQNKKSPSKRGMHRAHDFLANPPLAVEPTTGETHLRHHISPSGFYRGKKVLKGKGE is encoded by the coding sequence ATGGCCGTTCAGCAGAACAAGAAGTCCCCGTCGAAGCGTGGCATGCACCGTGCGCACGACTTCCTGGCCAACCCGCCGCTGGCCGTCGAGCCGACCACCGGCGAGACGCACCTGCGCCACCACATCAGCCCGTCGGGTTTCTACCGCGGCAAGAAAGTGCTGAAGGGCAAGGGCGAGTAA
- the plsX gene encoding phosphate acyltransferase PlsX encodes MAITIAVDCMGGDHGPRVTVPAALAAIQRHSDLSVILVGLEDQLRPLLKGDEGGRVAIRHASEVVAMDESPALALRSKKDSSMRVAINLVKSGEAQGCVSAGNTGALMAISRFVLKTLPGIDRPAICTTLPTVKGHVHVLDLGANVDSGPEHLLQFGIMGATLVAAVEHKERPTVGLLNIGEEEIKGNEVVKQAAELLRESGLNFVGNVEGDGVYMGDADVVVCDGFVGNVALKISEGLAQMLATFLRQEFKKNLFTKLAALAALPVLNAFKRRADHRRYNGACLLGLKGVVVKSHGSADPFAFGNAINVALETAANGVIERISERMAAIAAPQENV; translated from the coding sequence ATGGCCATCACCATCGCCGTCGACTGCATGGGCGGGGACCACGGTCCGCGCGTCACCGTGCCAGCGGCGCTCGCCGCCATCCAGCGGCATAGCGATCTTTCCGTCATCCTCGTCGGGCTGGAGGACCAGTTGCGTCCGTTGCTCAAGGGGGACGAGGGCGGTCGCGTCGCGATCCGCCACGCCAGCGAGGTGGTGGCGATGGACGAATCGCCGGCGCTCGCGCTGCGCAGCAAGAAGGATTCGTCGATGCGCGTGGCGATCAACCTGGTCAAGTCGGGCGAGGCGCAGGGCTGCGTCTCCGCCGGCAACACCGGGGCGCTGATGGCCATTTCGCGCTTCGTGCTGAAGACGCTGCCGGGCATCGACCGGCCGGCGATCTGCACGACGCTGCCGACGGTCAAGGGCCATGTGCATGTGCTGGACCTCGGCGCCAATGTCGATTCCGGACCGGAGCACCTGCTCCAGTTCGGCATCATGGGGGCGACGCTGGTCGCCGCCGTCGAGCACAAGGAGCGGCCGACGGTCGGCCTGCTCAACATCGGCGAGGAAGAGATCAAGGGCAACGAGGTGGTCAAGCAGGCCGCCGAACTGTTGCGCGAGTCGGGCCTCAACTTCGTCGGCAACGTCGAGGGCGACGGCGTCTACATGGGCGATGCCGATGTCGTCGTCTGCGACGGCTTCGTCGGCAACGTCGCGCTGAAGATCTCGGAAGGCCTGGCGCAGATGCTGGCGACCTTCCTCCGCCAGGAATTCAAGAAGAACCTGTTCACCAAGCTGGCGGCGCTGGCGGCCTTGCCGGTGCTCAATGCCTTCAAGCGGCGGGCGGACCACCGCCGCTACAACGGCGCCTGCCTGCTCGGCCTCAAGGGCGTCGTCGTCAAGAGCCACGGCTCGGCCGATCCCTTTGCCTTCGGCAATGCCATCAACGTCGCACTGGAAACCGCCGCCAACGGCGTCATCGAGCGCATCAGCGAACGCATGGCCGCGATCGCCGCTCCGCAGGAGAACGTCTAG
- a CDS encoding YceD family protein gives MSQQIVIDSLSFAREGRSLQGELPVSGLERLHDILAEIAGVVVYRLNGRMTRQGKPQLVLEVVGEVPLVCQRCLGRLDHPLSIVSTLELVADEADLSQDELEDDSRDFLVAQKELDVAALIEDEIILVLPVAPRHEDCALPGGKTCGTKVSPFAALKALKDKAS, from the coding sequence ATGTCGCAACAGATTGTGATTGACAGTCTGTCGTTTGCGCGGGAAGGCCGTTCGCTGCAGGGCGAACTGCCGGTTTCCGGGTTGGAGCGCTTGCACGACATACTGGCGGAAATCGCCGGTGTCGTCGTCTATCGCCTGAATGGGCGAATGACCCGTCAGGGCAAGCCCCAGTTGGTGCTGGAAGTGGTCGGGGAAGTCCCGCTCGTCTGTCAGCGCTGCCTTGGCCGGCTCGACCACCCGCTGTCGATCGTCAGCACGCTGGAACTGGTCGCCGACGAGGCCGACCTGAGCCAGGACGAGCTCGAGGACGACAGCCGGGATTTCCTGGTTGCGCAGAAGGAACTGGACGTTGCAGCGCTGATCGAGGACGAGATCATTCTCGTCCTGCCGGTGGCGCCGCGACATGAAGATTGCGCGTTGCCCGGTGGCAAGACGTGCGGAACCAAGGTATCGCCTTTCGCGGCGCTCAAGGCGCTCAAGGACAAGGCGTCCTGA
- a CDS encoding S49 family peptidase, whose product MEDPNNATHKDETWERRVLEKLAQDVLQEQRARRRWGIFFKALGFAYLIAVLVLVVDTGSAEKLADGRHTAIVNLHGTIEAKGEASAENIINSLQSAFEDKGTVGVVLRINSPGGSPVQSGIIYDEIRRLRAKHPDVPLHAVVEDMCASGGYYVAAAADNIYVDKASIVGSIGVLMDGFGFTGSMDKLGVERRLLTAGENKGFLDPFSPQDTRQKQHAQVLLDDIHKQFIEVVRQGRGKRLKEAPEIFSGLMWTGAQSIQLGLADGFGTVDTVARDVFKAEKTVDFSVRENIAERFAKRLGADMAKSLALRVFGDGPAIR is encoded by the coding sequence ATGGAAGACCCGAACAACGCAACGCACAAGGACGAAACCTGGGAGCGCCGCGTGCTGGAGAAGCTGGCGCAAGACGTCCTGCAGGAACAACGGGCGCGTCGGCGCTGGGGGATCTTCTTCAAGGCGCTGGGCTTCGCCTATCTGATCGCCGTGCTGGTGCTGGTGGTCGACACCGGCAGCGCCGAGAAGCTGGCCGACGGCAGGCACACTGCGATCGTCAACCTGCATGGCACGATCGAGGCCAAGGGCGAGGCCAGCGCCGAGAACATCATCAATTCGCTGCAGTCGGCCTTCGAGGACAAGGGTACGGTCGGCGTCGTCCTGCGCATCAACAGCCCGGGCGGCAGCCCGGTGCAGTCCGGGATCATCTACGACGAGATCCGCCGGCTGCGCGCCAAGCATCCGGACGTGCCGCTGCATGCGGTGGTCGAGGACATGTGCGCCTCCGGCGGCTATTACGTCGCGGCGGCTGCCGACAACATCTACGTCGACAAGGCGAGCATCGTCGGCTCGATCGGCGTGCTGATGGACGGCTTCGGCTTCACCGGCAGCATGGACAAGCTGGGCGTCGAGCGGCGCCTGCTCACCGCCGGCGAGAACAAGGGCTTCCTCGACCCGTTCTCGCCGCAGGATACGCGCCAGAAGCAGCACGCGCAGGTGTTGCTCGACGACATCCACAAGCAGTTCATCGAGGTCGTCCGCCAGGGGCGCGGCAAGCGCCTGAAGGAGGCCCCGGAAATCTTCTCCGGGCTGATGTGGACGGGGGCGCAGAGCATCCAGCTCGGTCTCGCCGACGGCTTCGGCACGGTCGATACCGTTGCCCGCGATGTCTTCAAGGCCGAGAAGACCGTCGATTTCTCGGTGCGCGAGAACATCGCCGAGCGCTTCGCCAAGCGGCTCGGCGCCGACATGGCGAAGAGCCTCGCGCTCAGGGTGTTCGGCGACGGGCCGGCGATCCGCTAG